TCTATCCCTCTGAATCCGATAATCTCTCGGATTTAAAGGAGGAATTGCGCAGTAATCTGGAACGGGAACAAAGCCGGGAAACAAAATATGGCATGACCATGGTCGGTCCGCATCGTGATGATCCTGTCTTTATGGTGGATGATCGGGTTTTAGGACTCTACGGTTCGCAGGGCCAGCAACGCTCGTTTATTCTGGCCTTCAAAACCGCTCAGATTATCGATCTGGAAAAAGAGACAGGGTATACGCCGTTGCTTTTACTGGACGACATGACCAGTGAATTGGATCGCAAACGGCAGGATTACTTTTTCCGGTTTTTACACCAAAGACAAGGCCAGGTGTTTATTACCTGCACGGAACTATCTCCGTTACAAAACGCGGGATTCAATCGCATGCGAACTTTTCGAGTCCGAGAGGGAAAACTTTGCGATTACCAATAACTGTTATGAGGATCTTATGACGGATACGAACCAAAGAGAGTACGGGGCCGGAAGCATCAAGGTTCTGGAAGGTCTTTCGGCTGTGCGAAAACGCCCTGCCATGTATATCGGGTCGACCGGTGTCATGGGGTTGCACCATCTGGTTTACGAAGTGGTGGACAATTCCATCGATGAGAGCCTGGCAGGTGTCTGCGATGAAATTTCCGTTATTTTACATCTGGATGGCTCGGTAACAGTGGAGGACAACGGCCGCGGTATTCCCGTCGATATGCACCCGACTCAAAATAAGTCGGCGGCCGAAGTCGTTATGACCGTGCTTCATGCCGGCGGCAAATTCGACAGCGATTCCTACAAGGTTTCCGGGGGTTTGCACGGTGTCGGCGTTTCCGTGGTCAATGCACTGTCGAAAAAGCTGGAATTGGAAATCCGCCGTAACGGACGCATCTACCGCCAGGGGTACGTGCGAGGTGTTCCCGATGCACCTTTACGGGAGGAGGGCGACACCACCAAGCGTGGTACGCGTATTACCTTCTGGCCGGATCCGGAAATATTTGAAATAACGGATTTCTCTTTTGAGACTTTGTCGAAAAGGCTGCGGGAACTGGCTTTTCTGAACGGTGGCGTGCACATTCATATCGTGGATGAGCGCTCGGAAAAACGCCATGATTTCCATTACGAAGGTGGCATTATTTCCTTTGTCAGCTATCTGAACCGGGCCAAGACGCCGCTACATGCCGAACCCATTTTTTTCAGCGGTGAGCGCGAAGGCGTGCAGATCGAAGTCGCATTCCAGTACAACGACGGTTACGACGAAAAAATATTTACCTTCGCCAATAACATCAATACCCACGAGGGCGGTACGCATCTGGTCGGGTTTAAAGCAGCGTTGACCCGTACCATGAACAGCTACGCCACGGCCAATAACCTGCTGAAAAACGTCAAAGCTTCCATATCCGGAGACGATCTGAGGGAAGGGATGGCAGCAGTCATCTCCGTCAAGGTGCCGGACCCCCAGTTTGAAGGCCAAACCAAGACCAAATTGGGCAATTCGGAGATCAAAGGTTATGTCGAAACCCTGATCAATGAAAAACTCGCAACCTTTATGGAAGAAAATCCCAACGTTGCCAAGCGCATTCTGGAAAAGGGGATTGAAGCGGCCAGGGCCCGCGAGGCAGCGCGCAAAGCCCGCGATCTGACCCGGCGCAAGGGGGTCCTGGACAGTTTGGCATTGCCGGGAAAACTCGCCGACTGCCAGGAAAAAGATCCGGCTTTGTGCGAAATCTATCTGGTCGAGGGCGACAGTGCCGGCGGCAGTGCCAAACAGGGACGCGATCGACGTAACCAGGCTATTTTGCCGTTGAAAGGTAAAATTCTCAATGTCGAGAAGGCCCGTTTCGACAAAATGCTTACCTCCAACGAGATTCGCACCCTTATTACCGCCATGGGGACCGGCATCGGTAAGGGCGATTTCGATATCAGCAAGTTACGTTACCATCGTATCATCATCATGACCGATGCCGATGTCGATGGTTCGCATATCCGCACGTTGTTGTTGACCTTCTTTTTCCGTCAGATGCCTGAGTTGATAGAACGCGGCTATCTTTACATCGCACAACCGCCGCTTTATAAAGCCAAACGGGGAAAAAGGGAGTTGTATCTCAAAGACGAGAGCGCCCTTACCGAATATCTGCTCGATGAAGGGGTTGACGGAGTAACTCTCGAGTTGAAGGCAAACGACAAGGTGGTGCGGGGTAAGCAAATTATTCCCACACTGCGGAATATCATCGAATACAACCATATTTTTTCAAAATTAGTCCTCAAAGGTGTGAATAGCGAGGTCCTGAATATTTTTGTGGAAGGCCGCATTCGCAACGGCTTTGAGGATATGGCGGATCTTGCCCCGCTGGTTCAGAGACTGAAGCAGGCCGCTCCGCATGCCGATTTCCAACTGTTCCACGAACCCGACCGGATTTTGTTTACCCTGGGGAACGTTCGTGCTCGTATCGATCGCCAGGTTCTGGAAATTTTGTCTTCCCACGAATATCACCTGTTGTTGCAGGCCTGGGCCAAGATTCAGGAAAGCCATGCCAATGAGCGGGCTGTGATCAGCATGGAGGGGAAAGAGGAATCCGAGGTCAACAATTGCCAGGAATTGCTCGATTTTTTCCAGGCCCGTGCCCGCAAGGGACAGTATATCCAGCGTTACAAAGGTCTCGGCGAGATGAATCCGGATCAGTTATGGGAAACCACCATGGATCCGGAAAAACGCATACTGTTACAGGTCCAGGTTGAAGATGCGGTGGAAGCCAACGAAATATTTACGGTTCTCATGGGAGACCAGGTCGAACCTCGGCGCGAATTCATCGAAAACAACGCCCTCAATGTCTCCAACCTCGATATCTGATAAAAGACCGATGCCGGATGTTGCGCCAGCCAGTCGCACCATCCGGGTTTCCCGCGGAGGATAAGGCATGCTAACGGAACAAAACAAAAAAACCGTCAACATAGAGGACGAGCTGCGCAAATCCTATATGGATTACGCCATGAGCGTCATTATAGGCCGGGCTCTGCCGGATGTGCGGGACGGTCTGAAACCGGTTCATCGACGCGTGTTGTATGCCATGCACGAACTGGGCAATGCTTACAACAAGCCTTATAAGAAATCGGCGCGTGTTGTCGGCGATGTAATCGGTAAGTATCATCCCCATGGCGATTCGGCTGTCTACGATACCATCGTACGTTTGGCACAGGATTTTGCCATGCGTTATCCGCTGGTCGATGGCCAGGGTAACTTCGGCTCGCTTGACGGCGACAGTGCTGCGGCCATGCGTTATACCGAAGTGCGTATGGACAAGCTGGCCCATGAGTTGTTGGCCGATCTGGAAAAAGAAACGGTCGACTTTGGCCCCAACTATGACGATTCGTTGCAGGAACCGCTGGTTTTACCCTGTAAATTTCCTAATTTGCTGGTCAACGGTTCCGAAGGTATCGCTGTCGGCATGGCGACCAAGATTCCGCCGCACAATCTGGGAGAGGTCATCGATGGGCTGGTTGCCATTATCGATGATCCGACGCTCGACGACGAGGATCTGTTCCGCTTGATTCCCGGTCCGGATTTTCCTACGGCCGGTTTTATCCTCGGTCGCGAAGGCATCCGCAAGGCTTATGAAACCGGCCGCGGGATTGTACAGATGC
This DNA window, taken from Syntrophotalea carbinolica DSM 2380, encodes the following:
- the gyrB gene encoding DNA topoisomerase (ATP-hydrolyzing) subunit B, whose product is MTDTNQREYGAGSIKVLEGLSAVRKRPAMYIGSTGVMGLHHLVYEVVDNSIDESLAGVCDEISVILHLDGSVTVEDNGRGIPVDMHPTQNKSAAEVVMTVLHAGGKFDSDSYKVSGGLHGVGVSVVNALSKKLELEIRRNGRIYRQGYVRGVPDAPLREEGDTTKRGTRITFWPDPEIFEITDFSFETLSKRLRELAFLNGGVHIHIVDERSEKRHDFHYEGGIISFVSYLNRAKTPLHAEPIFFSGEREGVQIEVAFQYNDGYDEKIFTFANNINTHEGGTHLVGFKAALTRTMNSYATANNLLKNVKASISGDDLREGMAAVISVKVPDPQFEGQTKTKLGNSEIKGYVETLINEKLATFMEENPNVAKRILEKGIEAARAREAARKARDLTRRKGVLDSLALPGKLADCQEKDPALCEIYLVEGDSAGGSAKQGRDRRNQAILPLKGKILNVEKARFDKMLTSNEIRTLITAMGTGIGKGDFDISKLRYHRIIIMTDADVDGSHIRTLLLTFFFRQMPELIERGYLYIAQPPLYKAKRGKRELYLKDESALTEYLLDEGVDGVTLELKANDKVVRGKQIIPTLRNIIEYNHIFSKLVLKGVNSEVLNIFVEGRIRNGFEDMADLAPLVQRLKQAAPHADFQLFHEPDRILFTLGNVRARIDRQVLEILSSHEYHLLLQAWAKIQESHANERAVISMEGKEESEVNNCQELLDFFQARARKGQYIQRYKGLGEMNPDQLWETTMDPEKRILLQVQVEDAVEANEIFTVLMGDQVEPRREFIENNALNVSNLDI